The Delphinus delphis chromosome 2, mDelDel1.2, whole genome shotgun sequence genome contains a region encoding:
- the OTUD7A gene encoding LOW QUALITY PROTEIN: OTU domain-containing protein 7A (The sequence of the model RefSeq protein was modified relative to this genomic sequence to represent the inferred CDS: inserted 8 bases in 6 codons; deleted 4 bases in 2 codons; substituted 5 bases at 5 genomic stop codons), whose amino-acid sequence MLLMAPESSCVAYVITWLWVFFSSLHEGSEGSSSSSRIKRLSGWATAGAGDSEAGGHTTGAGSASICRVGTALTSSLPCPPSPSLAPLAQPESPTASAGEDVXSLTDSLDSDRDKLCSNSNSKNGKDKEKEKQRKDKDKTRADSVGIQLKNMGGLVHGPMSRSKSANGNHGDAPERGKEKKAKARKGSEEESGASATTSPSENTTPSPTGKAAGASPADKGGGPRSDAWKYSTDVKLSLHILRAAMQGERKFIXAGQLLTSHRHXFHEEMIGYYLTSAQERFSAEQRRRDAPAASTAKGAXRPEAEGGLSPERASPGPXTQLVLKLKERPNPGXAEGARAAPRGAASTGPGGGGGGGGGGGRRAGASGPVPGGIPLAPGRQSVIHVEAVXARGARGAAAVGVLRPCALYPRQSRELWSLSYSPARAAALRTVNTIELMAPAXPGALPGAAGQAGAAECKSXTYANGFGSARDGLEFADTPAARSNGEGGPDGXRQREKCAFYGRAETEHYCSYCCREERRRRQRXAPAARP is encoded by the exons ATGTTACTGATGGCTCCAGAGTCCAGCTGCGTGGCGTATGTCATAACTTGGCTGTGGGTGTTCTTTTCTAGCCTCCACGAGGGCTCCGAAGGCAGCAGCTCTAGCTCGAGAATCAAGAGACTCTCAGGCTGGGCCAcagctggggctggggacagTGAGGCCGGAGGCCACACTACGGGGGCAGGGTCTGCCTCCATCTGCCGCGTGGGGACAGCTCTaacctcctcccttccctgccctccctctccctcgCTGGCCCCTCTGGCGCAGCCGGAGTCCCCGACGGCCTCGGCGGGGGAGGACGTGTAGTCCCTGACCGACTCGCTGGACTCGGACCGCGACAAGCTGTGCAGCAACTCCAACAGCAAGAACGGCAAGGacaaggagaaggagaagcagcGCAAGGACAAGGACAAGACCCGCGCGGACTCCGTGGGCATCCAGCTGAAGAACATGGGCGGCCTGGTGCACGGCCCGATGAGCCGCTCCAAGTCAGCCAACGGCAATCACGGCGACGCGCCCGAGCGCGGCAAGGAGAAGAAGGCCAAG GCGCGCAAGGGCAGCGAGGAGGAGTCGGGAGCCTCGGCCACCACGTCGCCTTCGGAGAACACCACGCCGTCGCCCACGGGCAAGGCAGCAGGCGCGTCGCCAGCCGACAAGGGCGGCGGGCCCCGCAGCGATGCCTGGAAGTACAGCACGGACGTGAAGCTGAGCCTCCACATCCTGCGCGCCGCCATGCAGGGCGAGCGCAAGTTCATCTGAGCCGGCCAGCTGCTCACCAGCCACCGGCATTAGTTCCACGAGGAGATGATCGGCTACTACCTGACCAGCGCGCAGGAGCGCTTCAGCGCCGAGCAGCGGCGCCGCGACGCCCCCGCCGCCTCCACGGCCAAGGGGGC GAGGCCTGAGGCCGAGGGCGGGCTGAGCCCCGAGCGCGCCTCGCCGGGCCC CACGCAGCTGGTGCTCAAGCTCAAGGAGCGCCCGAACCCCG CGGCGGAGGGGGCACGGGCGGCGCCGCGCGGCGCGGCCTCCACGGGCcccggcggcggtggcggcggtggcggcggcggcggc cggcgcgCGGGCGCCAGCGGACCGGTCCCCGGGGGCATCCCCCTGGCGCCGGGGCGCCAGAGCGTTATCCACGTGGAGGCGG AGGCGCGCGGGGCAAGGGGTGCTGCGGCCGTGGGCGTGCTGCGGCCGTGCGCCTTGTACCCGCGGCAGAGCCGCGAGCTGTGGTCGCTGAGCTACAGCCCGGCGCGCGCCGCCGCCCTGCGCACGGTCAACACGATCGAGTTGATGGCGCCCG TCCCAGGGGCCTTGCCCGGCGCGGCGGGGCAGGCGGGCGCTGCCGAGTGCAAGTCTTAGACCTACGCCAACGGCTTCGGCTCGGCGCGCGACGGCCTGGAGTTCGCCGACACGCCGGCCGCGCGCTCGAACGGTGAGGGCGGCCCGGACG CTCGCCAGCGAGAGAAGTGCGCGTTCTACGGGCGCGCCGAGACCGAGCACTACTGCTCGTACTGCTGCCGCgaggagcggcggcggcggcagcgctAGGCGCCCGCGGCCCGGCCCTGA